The Pedobacter frigiditerrae genomic sequence CTTCTATTTGTTGTTGCTGCGGCAAATGCTCAAAATCAAGTTTTATTTAATACTTCCTTAGAGACTGTAACGGTTTACCGATCTGGAGCTGAGCTAAATCATACAGTTAAGGTTAATTTGCCTGCAGGTTCAAGCGAAATTATTTTAGGAAATATTGCCAATACGATTGATCAAAATAGTATTCAGCTAAGTGCACCAGCAAATGTGACTATTCTTTCTACAACTTTTGTTAGAGATTATTTAAAATCTGAAAATAAAAGTGTCGCTTATATTAAAGTAGAAGACAGTTTGAATATTGCCAAAAAGGATTTAAATGCTATTCAAAACAAAAAATCTGTTGATGAAAACCTACTAGTTTTATTAGATAAAAATCAAACTGTTGGTGGTGTTAGTAGCGGCTTAAGTGTAGCCGAATTAATTAAAATGGCCGATTATTATAAGACGAAACAGTTAGAGTTAAAAAATAGTATTTATGCTTATCAGGTTTTAGAAAACAAACAGCAAACAAAAATAAACAAGCTTCAACAACAGTTAAATGAATTAAGTACAGATAAATCTGGAACAAAGGGGCAATTGTTATTGCAAATCATAACTAAAGAAGCAACTGCTGCGGTTTTTAACTTAAGCTATCTTTCTCCAAGTGCATCATGGGTTCCATTTTATGATTTGAGGGCTGAAAACACTTCAGCTCCTTTAAAAATTGTTTACAAAGCTAATGTGGTTCAATACACAGGGGTAGATTGGAAAAAAGTTAAGCTTAGCCTATCAACAGCTACACCATCACAAAACGGAACGGCGCCTTTGCTTTCTGCCTGGTTTTTAAGATTTGGTTCTCCAAATGCTTACAGAACTCAAAGTGTGCAAAATACCGTTCAAACAATGGAAAGCAGAGCTCCAATGCAAAATGGGAGTAATAAACAAACCGCGGATGTAGTAGATAGAAACTTAGCAACTGCTAATAACAACATATTAAATACCTCATTCGATTTAGATATTCCTTATGATATTTTATCAAACAGCAAGGCGCATAGCGTTACTTTAACCACTTATAATCAGCCAGTAAATTATAAATACTATAGTGTGCCTAAGTTAGAAAGCGATGCCTTTTTACTAGCGGAAATGGCTAATTATGAAAAACTTAATTTATTGCCTGGTGATGCAAACATCATTTTTGAGAATACCTATGTGGGCAAATCTTTTATTAATCCTAATGCAACTACTGATACTTTAAATTTAAGCATGGGTAGAGATAAGAAAATAGTAGTTAAACGTGAAAAGGTTGCTGAACAGAGTGGAACGAAGTTATTAGGATCTAGTAAAAAACAAACCTTTACTTATGAAATTAGGTTGAGAAATGGCAAAAGCGAAGCTGTTAATTTATTACTTAAAGATCAATATCCAGTTTCTACAGATAAGAGTATTGAAATAGAATTGATAAGTGCTGATGGAGCCATTATAAATACTGAAACAGGAGTTTTAACATGGAAATTAACCTTAAAGCCAGGAGTTACAGAGAAAGTAAGGATTAGCTATTCAGTTAAATATCCTAAGGAGCAAACGATAGAGAATTTGTAAAGGTTAATATAGTTAGATTTAGGCTGCTGGAACAGTTTTCTTGCACAAGCTCTGTTCTCCAATCCCGTGGCCTGTGGCACACAGAACACTAATTAGGCTAATGGATTGAACTTTGACAACTACTTGCAGTTTGAGTGAAAGTTTGTCAATTAGGCGAAATGCAACTTACGTTTCTTGCACTGGTTTTTGTTCTCTAAACCCGATATACGTGGATGCCGATTTTTCATCGGCAGTAACATTAGCAGGGCTGATTTAGCCATTAATTACTGACAATCGTTTTCTAGAAATAACATTGATTTTTTAGCGCATTTACAATCAATGATTTACTTAGTATTAACAAAGGAGATTGCTTCGTCGTTTCTCCTCGTAAAGACGCAAAAGGAAAAAAGAAAAAAATCTCTCACAAAGCCTTGATTATCACAAATTAAGTTCCTACTTTTGCAGTCCCTTAATGTGGCCTCGTTGTAGGCTGGCCATTACGGGAAGTTTTTAAATAAAATAGAAAAAACAAAAAGCAAGAAATGCCAACCATTCAACAATTAGTTAGAAAAGGTAGAGTAGCACTGGAGTTCAAGAGTAAGTCTCCAGCGTTGGACAGCTGTCCACAGCGAAGAGGTGTATGTACACGTGTATATACTACTACCCCTAAAAAACCAAACTCAGCAATGCGTAAAGTTGCCCGTGTACGTTTAACCAATGGAAAAGAGGTGAATGCCTATATTCCTGGAGAAGGTCACAACTTACAAGAGCACTCGATCGTGTTAATTCGTGGTGGTCGTGTTAAAGATTTACCAGGTGTACGTTACCACATCATTCGTGGTGCGTTAGATACATCAGGTGTAGCTGGTCGTAACCAACGTCGTAGTAAATATGGTACTAAGCGTCCTAAACCAGGGCAAGTAGCTGCAGCACCAACTAAAGGAAAGAAAAAATAATTAGGAGGAAACAGAAATGAGAAAATCAAAACCAAAAAAGAGAATTATTCTTCCTGATCCTAAATTTAACGATGTTCAGGTTACAAGATTTGTAAACAATATGATGTTTGACGGTAAAAAATCTATCGCTTACTCTATTTTTTATGATGCAGTTGAAATAGCTGAGAAAAAAACTAGCGAGAATGGATTAGAAGTATTTAAACGTGCTTTAGTAAATATCAGTCCTGCTGTAGAGGTTAAATCTCGTAGAGTTGGTGGTGCAAACTTCCAAGTACCTACAGAGGTAAGACCAGACCGTAAAATTGCTTTAGGCATGAAATGGTTAATTACTTACGCTCGTAAACGTGGCGAAAAAACCATGAAAGAAAAATTAGCAGGTGAAATCGTTTCAGCAGCTAAAGGTGAAGGCGCAGCAGTTAAGAAAAAAGAAGATACGCATAAAATGGCTGAGGCTAACAAAGCGTTCTCACACTTCAGATTCTAAGATAAAATGATTGAATGAGTGAATTTTGAATGATTGATTGGCTAAGTGTTATTCAATCATTCTCTCATTTTCATCATTCATTAATTCAAAAATATGTCAAGAGATTTAAGATTTACAAGAAATATCGGAATTGCTGCTCACATTGATGCGGGTAAAACCACAACAACTGAGCGTATTCTTTATTATGCTGGTGTTAGTCATAAAATTGGTGAGGTGCACGAAGGTGCTGCAACAATGGACTGGATGGCACAAGAGCAAGAGCGTGGTATTACCATTACTTCTGCTGCTACAACTGTTGGTTGGAAATACAGAAACCAAAATTATCATATCAACATTATCGATACTCCAGGACACGTGGATTTTACCGTTGAGGTAAACCGTTCGTTACGTGTATTAGATGGTTTGGTGTTTTTGTTTTCGGCGGTTGATGGTGTTGAGCCTCAATCTGAAACTAACTGGCGTTTAGCTAACAACTATAGTGTTGCGCGTATCGGTTTCGTTAACAAAATGGACCGTTCTGGAGCAGACTTCTTAAAAGTTGTTAAACAAGTTAAAGACATGTTGGGTAGTAATGCAGTTCCATTGCAATTACCTATCGGTGCTGAAGATTCATTTAAAGGTGTGGTTGATTTAATTAACAACCGTGGTATTGTATGGAATGAGCATGATAAAGGTATGACCTTTACCGAAGTGCCTATCCCAGAAGATATGTTAGATGAGGTTGCTGAGTGGAGAGAAAAATTATTAGAATCTGTTGCAGATTATGATGAGACTTTGATGGAGAAATTCTTCGAAGATCCGAACTCAATTACTGAGCGTGAAATATTAGATGCATTACGTGCGGCTGTATTAGATGCTAAAATTGTTCCTATGGTTTGTGG encodes the following:
- a CDS encoding DUF4139 domain-containing protein, giving the protein MKKPILFILLLFVVAAANAQNQVLFNTSLETVTVYRSGAELNHTVKVNLPAGSSEIILGNIANTIDQNSIQLSAPANVTILSTTFVRDYLKSENKSVAYIKVEDSLNIAKKDLNAIQNKKSVDENLLVLLDKNQTVGGVSSGLSVAELIKMADYYKTKQLELKNSIYAYQVLENKQQTKINKLQQQLNELSTDKSGTKGQLLLQIITKEATAAVFNLSYLSPSASWVPFYDLRAENTSAPLKIVYKANVVQYTGVDWKKVKLSLSTATPSQNGTAPLLSAWFLRFGSPNAYRTQSVQNTVQTMESRAPMQNGSNKQTADVVDRNLATANNNILNTSFDLDIPYDILSNSKAHSVTLTTYNQPVNYKYYSVPKLESDAFLLAEMANYEKLNLLPGDANIIFENTYVGKSFINPNATTDTLNLSMGRDKKIVVKREKVAEQSGTKLLGSSKKQTFTYEIRLRNGKSEAVNLLLKDQYPVSTDKSIEIELISADGAIINTETGVLTWKLTLKPGVTEKVRISYSVKYPKEQTIENL
- the rpsL gene encoding 30S ribosomal protein S12 — protein: MPTIQQLVRKGRVALEFKSKSPALDSCPQRRGVCTRVYTTTPKKPNSAMRKVARVRLTNGKEVNAYIPGEGHNLQEHSIVLIRGGRVKDLPGVRYHIIRGALDTSGVAGRNQRRSKYGTKRPKPGQVAAAPTKGKKK
- the rpsG gene encoding 30S ribosomal protein S7 — translated: MRKSKPKKRIILPDPKFNDVQVTRFVNNMMFDGKKSIAYSIFYDAVEIAEKKTSENGLEVFKRALVNISPAVEVKSRRVGGANFQVPTEVRPDRKIALGMKWLITYARKRGEKTMKEKLAGEIVSAAKGEGAAVKKKEDTHKMAEANKAFSHFRF